TAGAGGCAGCTCCCAAAAGATCACCAGCTGCTCCAGCTACCCTGGCCTTGTCAACTTTGTCAGCTCCCTGGCTAATAGTTGTTTGGCCTGCCTCAGCTAACAACTTGGCACTGGCCATGAGCTCAGCGTTTGATGGttggtggtgttggtgttggttttggttttgatcaTTCTTTTCTTCAGGGAGGTGAATCTCAGAAGAACTGTTGGATTTCTTCTGAAGATCTGAAAGAAAGTTCATTGTGTTTGTGAGAGAATCTGAATGAATTGGAAGAGGGTTTGCTTTGTAAACAGTTGTTGGATAAGAAGATAATGAAGATTTGAACCGATCTGTTGGTGTATATAAAGGAGGTTGCGAGTCTTGTGACTAATGATGTTCCACTCAGTGATGCCTCTTCCTCTTCATCAGCGTGGTTAGCGTGTTCCCTCACAGACTCACTCGTTTCATGCACGCCGGCCACACGTTTGCTAACTGCCCCCGTTGTCACTTGTCAGTGATCATTTATGAATGtatgatatttttgaaaaggGTGGTTTTGGACTACGGATTGAGATCAAGCAATTGCACCATGCAATTATACCATTTccttctcaaattttttacatttttaagttttaacttttaaatttaactttttatatttttttaatatttttttatttaatggttgaaATTGAAAGTTACTTTTTATAATCTTTAATCTCGACCCTTCAATGAATATTGTACTTGATCTCAATTCTTGGACTACAAACTATaccaacaactttttttttgcaatattgaCAAGACAACATGACATTAATTTGTGAATAGTTAATTATCACGTGtacttttcttcacttttcaCACTTTGTTTTAACGTCACatttatgacaaaaaaaattacctaataatttgaattactatatatttatatatatatatatatatatatatatatttttttttttttctttctgcgTAATCCCAACCATATATCTAAGATCTTATGATGTTATGAAAAAaactagcattttttttttaatttaaattttttaactttttttttttaatgaatgttAGAAGGAAATGGTATTATATACACcgtatttatttctatttctatttctatctATTAACTACGTAAAAAGTATTGTAGGGCCGCATTTTTCAAGCCAAGCCCAAGATGCATGGTACCTTTGACCAgcgagcccaatacaatgaatttgtagagagtgggccaaaaaGATGGgctttagtgtatggacaacgACCATCATGGCGTTCCTCATGGGCCAAGCTTACCAGATAGAATTAGTCCTTGGCTGAATCCGAGGAGCTTTTCCTTGTGCTTCCGGTGTGTTGGGGATCCATCCTcccatttgtttctctttactcCCCTTTTATAGTCGTTTTCCTCTTCCTGATTGGGGTCCCCAGGGTAGGTACTTATCCCATCTGCCCCTACCTCCAGTTATTGgaagtggttgtaaggacagagaagtatggctgtgtcaggcacaaggcactgaatACAATAAAGGCTGCCTTCCCTTCTACGCTTTCATTCTATCTGTCGTTTTTCTCTACTTTTGTGCCTTTCCTGCCCTGTGGAATGGTCTGGAGTTTTGCCATTCATGGTCTGTTACCTTTTTTACCCTCGGCTatatccatccgaggaggatTTTCCCTGGCCGAGGAGGGGTCTTTCCATGGACTGGGCCCCTGGCCCAGTATAGGTATTCAAACGGGCCTATTagtcttcccccccccccccacaatagcccctcaaaatcctgttgtTCGGCTCCTCGGACAAacaggagggttttggtgacatcgAACCCCTGTCACGGTTTCCCAAGCCTTGCCTTCCATTAATGCCAGAGTCTCTTCATTTGCTCGAGGCGCGTTCTTGGCTATAGGATATTCTTTTAATCTATCTCAGCTACATCTCTGTCGTTTCGATACATGAGGCGCGCTTTAATTAGAGCTCTTTCACGAGGTGACATAAATCCAACGGTTGAAGGCTACTTTGGAATTCGAATGAGATTAATCTCATTTGTAATTCCTTTCTGGAGTTTCGGAGCGAATTGATTGCCTCCAGATTTGTCCTCTATATAAGACGTGCAGTGAGAGATAGTCCCTCCTTATTTGCAGAGTCTTGAATTTTCAGATTTCTATCTCCTCAAAAGTTCCCAAAGTCCCTACTACGAGAGTGACTGAGATTTTGGGAGCGAAGTAATCATGGTTGGGATGAGGGTCAAGGAACAAAATCCCCTTCAGAAGCCTTGGGTATCTCCAAGACTCAGAATGGCCCGGTCAGGACAAGGGAGACCAAGGCTCAAATCCTTCCTTCTTCTCGATAGGGCAAGAAAGGAACCTCTttttccttcagccaaaatccgaagcaggtggatgtcgcatcagatttttggtgcgacagcacTGAGATTTCCTATCGCCGGTACCATCCGCTCCCACTCGATTATTGCTAATATGAttcttgctcgattgctgccaGAGCTGGTACGGGGATTTGGCATTCCCGCTTCTTCCACTCTTCCATCACTGGCGCCACTCGAgtgcctccgcttcttcttctcttccatcactagcGCCACCTgggtgcctctgcttcttcctctcttccatcactagCGCCACCCAGGCTCGCCTAGTCGTCGTTAGAGCATAATTGAAGGGTCTATCGTCCCCgtgtattttttatgttataattttattttcagttaGCTTATGATTTCAGGCTTGACTAAGCCCCTTTATGTATATTGTATCGtctctttatctaataaaagatgattttatcaCCTTTTACGTATCCTTTCTCTTTTGCAATGATTATCGTGTGAATGGATGTACtggtgtttttcttttgaacCGTATTTAGAACCGATGACCTCGTCAGTAGAGTTACTTATCGAAATCTATGAGCACAACAATGCCGATATTTAATAAGTTAACCATATAGGACTAACCGGGATAACAGCCTCACGCTCCGTATTGCAAACGGAGTAACCGCCTTAGGATGTGCAATCTGAAATTGACTGTCCGAAGGGGTCACCGGGCATTAGGGCCCTTTCCCTAGTTTTCGATGATATTCGTAGCTTTAACTTGTTTTAGGTATATgatctgaggaccatgcaataccctggttctgtccagcACTTAGGCTTTGCTTTCAATgtgcctagtttccccataggcttgagtccgaggactatgcaaggccttggttctgtttaacacttaggcTTTGTGTTCAATGTacctagtttccccataggcttgagtctgaggaccatgcaaggccttggttctgtctagcatttaGGTTTTCAGTgtagtttccccacaggcttgagtccgaggactatgcaagaccttggttctgtctagcacttcgCCTTTGTGTTCAatgtgtctagtttccccataggctcgagtctaaggactatgcaaggccttggttctgtctagcacttagccTTTCAGTgtagtttccccacaggcttgagttagaggactatacaaggccttgattctgtctagcacttagccTTTCAATGTAGTTTCCCTacaggcttgagtctgaggactatacaaggccttggttctgtctagcacttcgCCTTTGTGTTCAATGTgcctagtttcctcataggcttaaGTCTGAGaactatgcaaggccttggttctgtctagcacttagccTTTCAGTGTAGTTTCCctacaggcttgagtccgaggactatataaggccttggttctgtctagcacttcgCCTTTGTGTTCAATgtgcctagtttccccataggcttgagtctgaggactatgtAAGGCCTtagttctatctagcacttagcCTTTCAGTgtagtttccccacaggcttgagttcgaggactatacaagccttggttctatctagcacttagcCTTTTAGTgtagtttccccacaggcttgagtccgagaactatacaaggccttagttctgtctagcacttcgCCTTTGTGTTCAATgtgcctagtttccccataggcttgagtctgaggattatgcaaggccttggttctgtctaacacttagcCTTTCAGTgtagtttccccacaggcttgagtccgaggactatacaaggccttggttctgtctagcacttagccTTTCAGTgtagtttccccacaggcttgagtctgaggactatacaaggccttggttctgcctaGCACTTAGCCTTTCAGTgtagtttccccacaggcttgagttcgaggactatacaaggccttggttctgcctaGCACTTGGGCTTAGGCTATTAACTTCTCTCTCCATAGGGGATTCAACGGACTGGACTACTAAGCCCGCGAGAGTTAGCCCCTTGTCAGGTGCCTGGGACAAATGTCTGACATCTGAAGCCCCTAGGATCACGTTTCACTTAACGACCCTTCCCGCGTAATCAACGCTTCGAAGTATGGGCTTGAGTGGAGGCTAAGTGACGACAACGACGATGTGTTTTGGAAGACACGGGAGGGGCTTTCGTGTAGCTTGTACCACCGCCACAACGGTCTTTTTGATGGATCCCTGGTGGCAGGAGCTTGACCCTGTCGTGATTGGTCGTTGCATTCGCTAACGCTCCAGctttccccacagacggcgccaattgtagggccGCGTTTTTCAGGCCAAGCCCAAGATGCATGGTACCTTTGACCAgcgagcccaatacaatgaatttgtagagagtgggccaaaaaattgggttttagtgtatggacaacgACCATCATAGCGTTCCTCATGGGCCAAGCTTACCAGATAGAATTGGTCCTCGGCCGAATCCGAGGAGCTTTTCCTTATGCTTCTGGTGTGTTGTGGATCCATCCTcccatttatttctttttactcCCCTTTTATAGTCGTTTTCCTCTTCCTGACTTGGGTCCCCAGGgcaggtacttgtcccatccgcCCCTACCTCCAATTATTGgaagtggttgtaaggacagagaagtatggctgtgtcaggcacaaggcactgaatACAATAAAGGTTGCCTTCCCTTCTATGCTTTCGTTCTATCTGTCGTTTTTCTCTACTTTCGTGCTTTTCTCGCCCCATGGAACGGTCTGGAGTTTTGCCATTCATGGTCTGTTACCTCTTTTACCCTCGACTATATCCATCCGAGTAGGATTTTCCCTAGCCGATGAGGGGTCTTTCCATggactgggcccttggcccaataTAGGTATTCAAACGGGCCTATTAGTCTTTTTCCCCCCACAAGTATCAATACCATATCTATAGTGCTTTAgtttggtttagtcaagtttttGTCTCTTTTATAAGCCAAATCAGtgggctttttgaaaaagaaaaaaaagtcaccattaaacaaaacaaaacttgataTAGAGTAAAGATATTTCAACCGTAATTTTGGCCTTTGGTGAGCATAAACTCACCATTTCATGAGAGTTGgccttcgttttttttttttttttttttaattattttttaaaacgtATTACCATTTATACCAGTTTTCTTGCTCATTTcagtttctcattttttaaatatttatatgtggtGATAATGATAGAGTGTTTTGGTTTAAGAGTTGTTCAATCTCCACTGTTACACTtgctttcttctccttttttttttttttttttttgggtaaaatcaTCCGTTGAACTtgtctatataataataataataaaatattaacacaacaaattgtcataatattttcacaattattgaggtgttaattctttatatgtcaaaataaaatatcattctggaaccaatcacaaaaaaaaaaaaaaaaaaaaaaaaaaaaaaaaaaaaaaatattatgaaaaaataagtGCTACATCcgcaacatttttcacaatattttcataacaagtCTTAGGTAGTAAATTgttattctaatttaaacttacctaTGAAATTACTTTTTCCCACCCATAACAACCCGTATcaacctactacttatgatttgtaatgaaaatgttgtgtacATAGCacttttttgtgaaaatgttaagaTATCTCTTGTTGTTGACACAATATTTCACAATTGCTAATGTGTAATTTCTTTACGAGTCAaagtaaaatataacaaaattataaaggtattatgaaaatgttgtgtcattttttgtgtttttagaattttttttttatcaatcaatttttgttgaaccaaaatttattgtttcaCATATAGTTttcttgggttgaatttttttttattttttttttatacaccattttaagtaaaaacacatagttttacacacacacacacacacacacacacaaaaacaaaaaaaacaaaaacaaaaacttaggattAAAACagttttcatctttttatgTTTGGGTAGTTCACAATTtctctttaaactttaaaatcaagtaATTTTCCCCTTAATagtttggcaaaaaaaaaattatcatattgTTATTCTTTCAATTAAACCCAAATGAAAgcttatgatttttaaaatattatattgtgtaatgtctaaaatactcccactaaattttaacatcccaaaattttctttacgtattttgaattttagatgGTAGTAATGCTCAGAAAGTTGGAATGGTAATATAACgttttttatttgttacttAAAGAACATTAATTTTGtaggtttaaattttcaaaaataatttatctaatggaAAATTCGATGACACATggcttttgttatttttcttttcttttcttgcctAAAATTggtgttcattaaaaactaattaaactaaAGATTACACCTAGACTCATGtagaatgataaagaagaaagtatggatgacaaaattttcattgtgtATGGTTGAAGGTATTTGATGAAAAGTTTCAATTGTAGCATATGACATTATTCATTacgaaaatttaaatattatgacAAAATTTTAGCAAAACTTAGTTACTTATTGTtagaagatgatgatattcgttatcattcttagaattttttaataattagataTTGCCTTTAGCAAATAggtatcaaaattcttatacgaatgagattaactttgtatgacaatagttttttttttttttctttttcaataaaaattctaCCATAATTTTCTCACTCAAGAGGTAGTACGTGCCACCCACAATAGTGTATGGTAGATTTTCTTTGCTCTAAAGGCAATGTTTAAGGTTTTTTAGGTGCTTTAttaaataatctattttaaaaaaataaagttaaattatACACATATATCTTAAATTATACACATATATCCATAAAAGGCATATGTAATCCTAGTGAATTTATACATATAAACTAATTAATTATGGGAAAAGTTAACAGATTCTTACGGGCATTTTTTAGgcaaccattttagaaaagtttttatgaaaaaaaaggtaattaatattttgatagatttttctaattcccat
This genomic stretch from Quercus lobata isolate SW786 chromosome 3, ValleyOak3.0 Primary Assembly, whole genome shotgun sequence harbors:
- the LOC115978870 gene encoding nodulin-related protein 1-like, which encodes MNFLSDLQKKSNSSSEIHLPEEKNDQNQNQHQHHQPSNAELMASAKLLAEAGQTTISQGADKVDKARVAGAAGDLLGAASSYGKLEEKSYGKYVEKAETYLDQYGNPSSQSQSQSQSQSHSTTTDSEPHSAAAGGDHESEGNTESGTGDYVKMAQGFLKK